A stretch of the Streptomyces sp. NBC_00078 genome encodes the following:
- a CDS encoding cation:proton antiporter, with protein MHSAVLLIEFGSILLGLGLLGRAAGRFQLSPIPLYLLAGLAFGEGGLLPLGASEEFVAIGAEIGVILLLLMLGLEYSAGDLVTNLKAHYPSGLVDCALNAVPGAVAALLLGWGPVAAVVLAGVTWISSSGVIAKVLGDLGRVGNRETPVILSVLVLEDLAMAVYLPIVTALVAGAGLLAGSVTLTVALGAAGLVLFVAVRYGRVISRFVSNDDPEKLLLVVLGLTILVAGLAQQLQVSAAVGAFLVGIALSGEVAEGAHILLSPLRDLFAAVFFVFFGLHTDPASIPPVLLPALALALLTAATKIATGYWAARRAGISVGGRWRAGGALVARGEFSIVIAGLAVSAGIEPSLGPLATAYVLILVVLGPLTARYTEPLARRLSERRAARTDASRAAEASVSVGRD; from the coding sequence GTGCACTCCGCCGTGTTGTTGATCGAGTTCGGTTCCATCCTTCTCGGCCTCGGCCTCCTCGGCCGGGCCGCGGGCCGCTTCCAGCTCTCCCCCATCCCGCTGTACCTGCTGGCCGGGCTGGCCTTCGGGGAGGGCGGTCTGCTGCCTCTCGGGGCCAGCGAGGAGTTCGTCGCCATCGGCGCCGAGATAGGCGTCATTCTGCTGCTGTTGATGCTGGGCCTGGAGTACTCGGCCGGTGACCTGGTCACCAACCTCAAGGCGCACTATCCGTCGGGCCTGGTCGACTGCGCGCTCAACGCCGTGCCGGGCGCGGTCGCGGCACTGCTGCTCGGCTGGGGGCCGGTGGCCGCCGTGGTGCTGGCCGGTGTCACCTGGATCTCGTCGTCCGGTGTCATCGCGAAGGTGCTCGGCGACCTGGGCCGGGTCGGCAACCGGGAGACCCCGGTGATCCTCAGCGTGCTCGTGCTGGAGGACCTCGCGATGGCGGTGTACCTGCCCATCGTGACGGCGCTGGTGGCCGGGGCCGGGCTGCTGGCCGGGAGCGTGACGCTGACCGTCGCGCTGGGGGCGGCCGGGCTGGTCCTCTTCGTGGCCGTGCGCTACGGACGCGTCATCTCGCGGTTCGTCTCCAACGACGACCCGGAGAAGCTGCTGCTCGTCGTGCTGGGTCTGACGATCCTGGTCGCGGGCCTCGCGCAGCAGCTCCAGGTGTCGGCCGCGGTCGGTGCCTTCCTCGTCGGCATCGCACTGTCGGGGGAGGTCGCGGAGGGCGCGCACATCCTGCTGAGCCCGCTGCGTGACCTGTTCGCCGCGGTCTTCTTCGTGTTCTTCGGGCTGCACACCGACCCGGCGAGCATCCCGCCCGTACTGCTGCCCGCGCTCGCGCTGGCTCTGCTCACGGCGGCGACGAAGATCGCCACCGGATACTGGGCGGCTCGGCGGGCCGGGATCTCGGTCGGGGGCCGCTGGCGTGCGGGCGGGGCGCTGGTGGCACGCGGCGAGTTCTCGATCGTCATCGCCGGGCTTGCGGTGAGTGCCGGGATCGAGCCGTCCCTGGGCCCGCTGGCCACGGCCTACGTCCTCATTCTGGTCGTCCTCGGCCCCCTCACCGCGCGCTACACGGAGCCGCTGGCCCGGCGCCTGAGCGAGCGCCGGGCGGCCCGTACGGACGCCTCCCGGGCGGCGGAAGCGAGCGTGTCGGTGGGACGGGACTGA
- a CDS encoding cation:proton antiporter regulatory subunit: MSAPRLRATPLPGIGVQYDLVTRDQRHLSVVAHRDGARTVNVYRADDPESCAQSLRLTGSEAGALIDALRPSHHSASLLYTSDLGLVAERIEVATASRWNGRVLGDTRMRTETGASVVAVLRRAEAIPSPTPDFRLAGADIVIVVGTREGVDAAAAILGRE; the protein is encoded by the coding sequence GTGTCTGCGCCACGACTGAGGGCGACGCCGCTGCCGGGCATCGGGGTCCAATACGACCTGGTGACCCGCGACCAACGCCATCTGTCCGTGGTGGCGCACCGCGACGGCGCGCGCACGGTGAACGTGTACCGGGCCGACGATCCCGAGTCCTGTGCGCAGTCGCTGCGGCTGACCGGCTCCGAGGCGGGCGCCCTGATCGACGCGCTGAGGCCGTCCCACCACAGCGCGAGCCTGCTGTACACCTCCGACCTGGGCCTGGTCGCCGAGCGGATCGAGGTGGCCACGGCCTCGCGCTGGAACGGGCGGGTGCTCGGCGACACACGGATGCGGACCGAGACGGGGGCCTCCGTGGTGGCGGTGCTGCGCCGGGCCGAGGCCATACCGTCGCCGACGCCGGACTTCCGGCTGGCGGGCGCTGACATCGTCATCGTCGTCGGCACCCGCGAGGGCGTGGACGCCGCCGCGGCGATACTCGGGCGGGAGTGA
- a CDS encoding sensor histidine kinase produces MSLFWRIFSLNAAGLIAAAALLLGPVTVSTPVLPAEALVVGVGLAALLAGNAIVLRLGLAPLRRLGRAMATADLLRPGARAVVAGPAEATELITTYNTMLDRLESERAAGAARALSAQERERQRIARELHDEVGQTLTAVLLQLKRVADRAPEELRGELGQAQEATRAGLDEIRRIARRLRPGVLEELGLVSALRSLAAEFTTHGLTVRHHVPGGLPTLTEESELVVYRVAQEGLTNTARHSGADRAEVRLGPVADGVELLVRDNGKGLGTAAEGAGIRGMRERALLIGAGLSLEPGPEEGTDVRLRIPVTAGGRR; encoded by the coding sequence GTGTCGCTGTTCTGGCGGATCTTCTCCCTCAACGCCGCGGGCCTGATCGCTGCCGCAGCCCTGCTGCTGGGCCCGGTCACCGTCTCGACCCCAGTCCTGCCCGCCGAGGCGCTGGTCGTCGGCGTGGGTCTGGCAGCGCTACTGGCCGGCAACGCGATCGTGCTGCGCCTCGGACTCGCTCCGCTACGACGGCTCGGCCGGGCCATGGCCACCGCGGATCTGCTGCGCCCCGGTGCCCGCGCGGTCGTCGCCGGTCCGGCGGAGGCGACCGAGCTGATCACCACGTACAACACGATGCTCGACCGGCTCGAGAGCGAACGCGCGGCCGGCGCCGCCCGTGCCCTGTCCGCACAGGAGCGCGAGCGGCAGCGGATCGCCCGCGAACTCCACGACGAGGTCGGCCAGACCCTGACCGCCGTGCTCCTCCAGCTCAAGCGGGTCGCCGACCGGGCGCCCGAGGAGCTGCGCGGTGAGCTGGGCCAGGCACAGGAGGCGACCCGGGCGGGCCTGGACGAGATCCGCCGCATCGCCCGTCGGCTGCGTCCCGGAGTCCTCGAGGAACTCGGCCTGGTCAGCGCCCTGCGCTCGCTCGCTGCCGAGTTCACCACACACGGACTGACGGTGCGCCACCACGTCCCTGGCGGCCTGCCCACGCTCACCGAGGAGTCGGAACTGGTGGTCTACCGCGTCGCCCAGGAAGGGCTCACCAACACCGCACGGCACTCCGGCGCCGACCGCGCCGAGGTCCGGCTCGGGCCGGTCGCCGACGGCGTCGAACTCCTTGTGCGCGACAACGGCAAGGGCCTCGGTACGGCCGCGGAGGGCGCCGGAATACGCGGCATGCGCGAACGCGCGCTGCTCATAGGCGCCGGCCTCTCGCTCGAACCGGGCCCTGAGGAGGGCACCGACGTCCGCCTGCGCATACCGGTCACCGCGGGCGGCCGCCGATGA
- a CDS encoding response regulator transcription factor, whose amino-acid sequence MTSPTITSPPPTSPARVLLADDHALVRQGVRLILDGEPDLTVVAEAGDGAQAVELARAREVDLAVLDIAMPRMTGLQAARELSRRLPGLRILVLTMYDNEQYFFEALKAGASGYVLKSAADRDLVGACRAAVRDEPFVYPGAERALVRSYLDRLHRGEDLPARAVTEREEEILKLVAEGHTSKEIGELLFISAKTVERHRANLLHKLGMRDRLELTRYAIRAGLIEP is encoded by the coding sequence ATGACGTCCCCAACGATCACGTCCCCGCCGCCGACGTCCCCCGCGCGCGTGCTGCTCGCCGACGACCACGCGCTCGTACGCCAGGGAGTGCGCCTCATCCTGGACGGCGAGCCGGATCTGACGGTCGTCGCCGAGGCCGGGGACGGGGCCCAGGCGGTGGAGCTGGCACGCGCGCGTGAGGTCGATCTGGCCGTCCTGGACATCGCCATGCCCCGCATGACCGGCCTCCAGGCGGCCCGAGAGCTCTCCCGCCGCCTGCCCGGCCTGCGCATCCTCGTCCTGACGATGTACGACAACGAGCAGTACTTCTTCGAGGCCCTCAAGGCCGGCGCCAGCGGCTACGTCCTGAAGTCCGCCGCCGACCGCGACCTGGTCGGGGCATGCCGGGCGGCCGTGCGCGACGAACCGTTCGTGTACCCCGGAGCCGAGCGGGCCCTCGTCCGCTCCTACCTGGACCGTCTGCACCGGGGAGAGGACCTGCCCGCGCGCGCGGTCACCGAACGCGAGGAGGAGATCCTCAAACTGGTCGCCGAGGGGCACACCTCGAAGGAGATCGGCGAGCTGCTCTTCATCAGCGCGAAGACGGTCGAGCGCCACCGCGCGAACCTGCTGCACAAACTCGGCATGCGCGACCGCCTGGAGCTCACCCGCTACGCGATCCGCGCGGGCCTCATCGAGCCATGA